The following are encoded together in the Osmerus eperlanus chromosome 18, fOsmEpe2.1, whole genome shotgun sequence genome:
- the LOC134038922 gene encoding macrophage mannose receptor 1 produces the protein MMLVLLSLCALLGCAYSQCEEGWRPYEDKCYYFSPTVMKWDDARLDCEGRGSHLMSIQDIHERLWVRTQIGSEIYWIGLNDIASEDVWEWSDGTTFIPYLSYWRPGQPDNYLDDEDCGQVAGSDFGQWNDENCEHERKFICKRVNTNPPTLCDTANGWSPFGSNCYKLNAVIHKSWLAARFDCVREGGDLVSITSADEEQYITGRLDPSFYDLWIGFSTLKCTTASCQVDPGNTQFAWSDASSPAAYSNWGTNQPGISDAQTGVCSAIIKEAGQDFGKWKTHVCRYERPYMCKRGLNTICPRGWQSFAGNCYWMVSNNNLLTNWYEAQTRCADLGANLMTVKSQDEQYFLNSRLPDFHQTDVPDVWIGVSDKDQDGTFQWVDKNPITIPNWSPGFPKNTANLWDCGQIFTGNYEGKWETTNCFKNLGYICKMMGGQNVKPTSAPEFHCDAGYLLFGDHCYHFESERAMNWQDAENYCSNQNGHLASFQDQEELSFLTAHMPGSAWVGLNDITTEGHFVWTDGSPADFLPWGPNQPDNWQGNEDCMHIRAHDHVEPGLLNDDYCMSTHEFICKKGKGQGPPPKPPTSGPGWNDKCGSWVADPFNDFCYLFNFLSPRTWAEARADCVNQGGDLLSITEPFEQAFIQAQVQLIPTGVSVWMGGHDSITEGGWEWSDGSPFRYIHWAAGNPDNFLGEDCLSMLVNGGYWNDDNCEHNRGYVCKRRGNLPPPPPPHDGFETVIICEDSSAVLHCPEESVINIQSAFLGRKSDKICPHDKGASGTCTIDGTLPKVRKLCDNRPYCFLFAHVEEDPCPSISKYFEVVYSCEQTVCLHGLGVEDGLVPDSELTASSSTSSHVPTQARLKSNSCWMPSTPVNSWIQVNLGMVRKVTGIILQGCPQNDHWVTKFRVQHSMDGTSWTNYESDGGEFPGSLDRNTPETQLLGTPVSAKYVRILPLDYNDQAGLRFDVLGCTPDYAVTCSDKPNFNFASDRKTVHCPAACATKSYYVYGTEVYRGDSNICAAAIHAGVVLNENGGDCTLLKAPGQNFYPGSTRNGITTRQFTGNYEVSYQFADGELRCSGPDWYEFGDFCYKPFGDKKTWQQAQKACRSEEADLVSILSMKEQSWLESYLYMATSDVWTGLTDLAFSGMFGWSDEHMVTFTYWAPGEPNNHDGFSEDCVEMLYQTGRWNDVACTELNTYICKKPKAHYPLPSALPTAYGCPQGWSAYGYACYWMEETSRSWSDAKAFCEQQHSKLLHIGDIYEQSHFTVELSGATGLWWIGLRAKGGPGGGVDYIWENGAPLTFTHWDKDQPDNRQGTCVGMTTGPVGGFWDAKECTEEHSFVCEKPRPDITPPTKHPTPPPAQGCGDGWTAEPYFRNCYKLFTNVDFSLKKSWGAAREDCLSRGADLVSIHNQDEENFLSIYTKGTSKWIGLKHDPTDGGYHWSDATPVSHTNWGSGEPNNHEGREDCVEMVTGANGTYSWWNDLNCDAHQDWICMITKGKTPVLPPKPPPPLPSPDCGTNLGWRKSNGICYYYNDTDIVDFHTAMHRCYQEKARLASILNQEEQAYINTMVGTGKIDAAWIGMRVFGNTGAEYMWVDWSPVTYVHWGPGEPNDANGEEQCVQMNRHQGSWNDANCGRASAGYVCKKFPGDDHTPAPPTQPWTGNCPQGWMLFRNKCFLFKGHKDEIRANWSFARSWCKDQGGDLAVIDDRYENDFVSSYLRDLRFPSWIGMSDLLLENQFAWSDGSPVLYTNWNLNEPNNAGGAEHCTAMTHNYLETGRWNDDACSEERSFVCYRKKSSSIAPPPPTNNPCKAGYISWYKNCYKLVEESKTWDDAQAACKQEGGNLASIDMSYDQSFVSGVVLQGRADAWIGLRREDDGDSYSWTDGWPVFFTHWGPGEPSNHKGEGCVSMHGSVHFHGTWNDTACDSARPYICKISSEVPPPTPTPGNGKCLRGWHAYGRYCYFVYNEPLGFSWPESRHYCQLAKGDLVSIHSRAESEFIRTLNHSKAHNLWIGLTRDINFGWSWTDRTSLAFLNWAPGEPNDAFHPGEVGAENCGELYPDGHWNDNNCVQKRGFVCRHRQYYTTDDSGNIVIPTDAPVIGQGGVIAGAIIGALVVFALVLGLLYYVFSVRGVKLSTISLPTRTTKDIDVPAFHNPNFGGESET, from the exons ATGATGCTTGTGCTTCTAAGCCTTTGTGCCCTCCTTGGCTGTG CTTACAGTCAatgtgaggagggctggaggccgTACGAGGACAAATGCTACTACTTCTCCCCAACCGTCATGAAATGGGATGATGCTCGCTTGGACTGTGAGGGACGGGGGAGCCACTTGATGAGCATCCAGGACATCCATGAAAGG tTATGGGTACGGACACAGATAGGCTCAGAGATCTACTGGATTGGCCTGAATGACATCGCGTCTGAGGATGTGTGGGAATGGAGTGACGGGACCACGTTTATTCCATACCTGTC ATATTGGAGACCGGGCCAGCCTGACAACTACCTAGATGACGAGGACTGTGGACAGGTGGCGGGATCCGACTTTGGACAGTGGAACGATGAGAACTGCGAGCACGAGAGGAAATTCATCTGCAAGCGTGTCAACA CCAACCCGCCTACCTTGTGTGACACGGCCAACGGCTGGAGCCCGTTCGGCTCCAACTGCTACAAACTGAACGCTGTGATCCATAAGAGCTGGTTGGCTGCCAGATTTGACtgcgtgagggagggaggggacctaGTGTCCATCACTTCAGCCGATGAGGAGCAGTACATCACAGGTCGTTTAGACCCCTCCTTCTACGACCTCTGGATTGGCTTTTCTACTCTG AAATGCACAACGGCGTCTTGTCAAGTGGATCCTGGAAATACTCAGTTTGCCTGGTCTGATGCTTCTAGCCCCGCAGCCTACTCCAACTGGGGAACTAATCAGCCAGGAATTAG TGACGCACAGACAGGAGTGTGTTCAGCGATCATCAAGGAGGCGGGTCAGGATTTTGGGAAGTGGAAGACCCATGTCTGCAGATATGAACGCCCGTACATGTGTAAACGAGGGCTGAACA ccaTCTGCCCTCGTGGCTGGCAGAGTTTCGCCGGGAACTGTTACTGGATGGTCAGCAACAACAACCTCCTGACCAATTGGTACGAGGCTCAGACACGTTGTGCAGACTTGGGGGCTAACCTAATGACCGTCAAGAG tCAAGATGAGCAATATTTCCTGAACAGTCGTCTTCCTGACTTTCATCAAACAGACGTGCCTGATGTGTGGATTGGAGTCTCAG ATAAGGACCAGGATGGAACGTTCCAGTGGGTGGACAAGAATCCTATTACAATCCCCAACTGGAGTCCTGGTTTCCCCAAGAATACAGCAAACCTCTGGGACTGTGGACAAATCTTCACAG GAAATTATGAGGGAAAATGGGAAACCACCAACTGCTTCAAGAACCTGGGTTACATTTGTAAAATGATGGGCGGTCAGAATGTGAAACCCACCTCTGCTCCAG AGTTTCATTGTGACGCTGGTTACCTTCTCTTTGGGGACCACTGCTATCACTTTGAGTCAGAGAGAGCGATGAACTGGCAGGACGCGGAGAATTACTGCTCCAATCAGAACGGCCACCTGGCAAGTTTCCAAGATCAAGAGGAACTGAGCTTTCTGACTG CTCACATGCCTGGGTCAGCGTGGGTGGGGTTGAATGACATCACGACCGAGGGCCACTTTGTGTGGACGGATGGAAGCCCAGCT GACTTCCTGCCCTGGGGACCCAACCAGCCTGATAACTGGCAAGGTAACGAGGACTGTATGCACATACGCGCACACGACCATGTCGAACCAGGGCTACTCAACGACGACTATTGTATGTCAACGCATGAGTTCATCTGCAAAAAAG GCAAAGGCCAAGGACCGCCACCCAAACCACCAACCTCTGGACCAG GGTGGAACGACAAGTGCGGCTCTTGGGTGGCAGACCCATTCAACGACTTCTGCTACCTGTTCAACTTCTTGTCGCCGAGGACGTGGGCGGAGGCCCGGGCCGACTGTGTCAATCAGGGAGGGGACCTCCTCAGCATCACCGAGCCCTTCGAACAGGCCTTCATTCAAG CCCAGGTGCAGCTGATTCCCAcaggggtgtctgtgtggatgggGGGCCACGACTCCATCACCGAGGGCGGGTGGGAATGGAGCGATGGATCCCCGTTCCGCTACATTCACTGGGCAGCAG GCAACCCAGACAACTTCCTTGGGGAGGACTGTCTCTCCATGCTTGTCAATGGAGGCTACTGGAATGATGACAACTGTGAACACAACAGAGGATACGTCTGCAAACGTAGAG GGAacctacctcctccccctccacctcatgATG GGTTCGAGACAGTAATTATCTGTGAGGACTCCAGTGCCGTCCTCCATTGCCCCGAGGAGAGCGTCATCAACATTCAGTCTGCCTTCCTTGGACGAAAAAGTGACAAGATTTGCCCCCACGATAAAGGGGCCTCAG GAACTTGCACCATAGATGGCACCCTACCTAAGGTGAGGAAGCTCTGTGACAACAGGCCCTACTGTTTCCTGTTCGCTCATGTTGAGGAAGACCCCTGCCCTAGCATCTCCAAGTACTTTGAGGTGGTCTACAGCTGTGAGCAGACGG tgtgtctgcATGGTCTCGGAGTGGAGGATGGACTAGTACCTGACTCAGAGCTGacggcctcctcctccactagtTCCCATGTCCCTACCCAAGCCCGCCTTAAGAGCAACTCTTGCTGGATGCCCTCCACCCCTG ttaacTCCTGGATCCAGGTGAATCTGGGTATGGTCCGAAAGGTCACCGGGATTATCCTCCAAGGCTGTCCCCAAAACGACCACTGGGTCACCAAGTTCAGGGTGCAGCACAGCATGGATGGGACCTCGTGGACCAACTACGAAAGCGACGGTGGG GAATTCCCGGGTAGCTTGGACCGGAATACTCCGGAGACCCAGCTTCTTGGAACCCCCGTCTCCGCCAAGTATGTCCGGATCCTTCCGCTGGACTACAACGATCAAGCCGGCCTTCGCTTCGACGTGCTGGGATGCACCCCAGACT ACGCGGTCACCTGCAGCGACAAGCCCAACTTCAACTTCGCTAGTGATCGGAAAAC TGTCCACTGTCCTGCGGCGTGTGCCACAAAGTCTTATTATGTATACGGTACGGAAGTATACAGAGGG GACTCGAACATCTGTGCAGCAGCGATCCACGCGGGAGTGGTTCTGAACGAGAACGGAGGCGACTGTACCCTGCTGAAGGCCCCAGGACAGAACTTCTACCCTGGCTCCACCAGGAACGGGATCACCACCAGACA GTTCACTGGAAACTATGAAGTTTCATACCAGTTTGCAGACGGAG AGCTGCGTTGCTCAGGGCCTGACTGGTATGAGTTTGGCGATTTCTGCTACAAGCCATTTGGGGACAAGAAGACATGGCAACAGGCACAGAAAGCCTGCAGGAGCGAGGAAGCGGACCTGGTGTCCATCTTGTCCATGAAAGAGCAGAGCTGGTTGGAGAGCTACCTCTACATGG CCACCAGTGACGTGTGGACGGGGTTGACCGACCTGGCGTTCTCGGGCATGTTCGGCTGGTCGGACGAGCACATGGTCACCTTCACCTACTGGGCACCGGGTGAGCCCAACAACCACGACGGCTTCAGTGAGGACTGTGTGGAGATGCTCTACCAG ACGGGGAGGTGGAACGACGTCGCCTGCACGGAACTGAACACCTACATTTGCAAGAAGCCCAAAGCCCATTACCCGCTTCCCTCTGCCTTACCCACGGCGTATGGATGTCCTCAG GGCTGGAGCGCCTATGGTTACGCCTGCTACTGGATGGAAGAGACGTCCAGGAGCTGGAGTGATGCCAAGGCCTTCTGTGAACAGCAGCACAGCAAGCTGCTGCATATCGGAGACAT CTATGAGCAGTCACACTTCACGGTGGAGCTGTCAGGCGCTACCGGCCTGTGGTGGATTGGCCTGAGGGCTAAGGGAGGGCCAGGTGGAGGCGTGGACTATATCTGGGAGAATGGAGCACCTCTCACCTTCACACACTGGGACAAGGACCAACCAG ATAACCGGCAAGGAACCTGCGTTGGCATGACAACGGGCCCCGTCGGTGGGTTCTGGGATGCTAAGGAGTGCACAGAGGAGCactcttttgtgtgtgagaaacccCGGCCCGATATCACTCCGCCCACCAAACACccgacccctccccctgcccaagGCTGCGGAGACGGCTGGACTGCTGAACCATACTTCAGGAACTGCTACAAG CTCTTCACCAACGTGGACTTCTCCCTGAAGAAGAGTTGGGGCGCAGCGCGGGAGGATTGTTTGTCCCGAGGAGCCGACTTGGTCAGCATCCACAATCAGGACGAGGAGAACTTCCTCTCCATCTACACTAAGGGCACCAGCAAGTGGATTGGTCTGAAGCACGACCCAACtgacggag GTTACCACTGGAGTGATGCTACGCCCGTGAGCCACACCAACTGGGGCTCCGGTGAACCCAACAACCACGAGGGCCGCGAGGACTGCGTGGAGATGGTGACCGGCGCCAACGGAACCTACTCCTGGTGGAACGACCTGAACTGCGATGCCCACCAAGACTGGATCTGCATGATCACCAAGGGGAAGACCCCCGTCCTGCCTCCCAAGCCTCCTCCCccactaccat CCCCTGATTGTGGCACCAACCTCGGCTGGAGGAAGTCGAACGGCATCTGCTACTACTACAACGACACTGACATTGTGGACTTCCACACGGCCATGCACCGCTGCTACCAAGAGAAAGCTCGGCTGGCCTCCATTTTAAACCAAGAGGAACAGGCATACATCAACACCATG GTGGGGACCGGAAAGATCGACGCAGCCTGGATCGGGATGCGTGTGTTTGGAAACACAGGAGCGGAGTACAT GTGGGTGGACTGGTCTCCCGTGACCTACGTTCACTGGGGTCCGGGAGAGCCCAATGATGCCAATGGGGAGGAACAGTGTGTTCAGATGAACAGACATCAAG GATCGTGGAACGATGCCAACTGTGGCCGGGCCTCTGCTGGCTATGTGTGTAAGAAATTCCCTGGAGACGACCACACCCCcgctccccccacccagccctggaCGGGGAACTGCCCTCAGG GATGGATGCTGTTCAGAAACAAGTGCTTCCTGTTCAAAGGCCACAAAGATGAGATCCGAGCTAACTGGTCCTTTGCTAGGAGCTGGTGCAAAGACCAAGGAGGAGACCTGGCTGTCATTGATGACCGTTACGAGAACG aCTTTGTGTCTAGCTACCTGAGGGACCTGCGCTTTCCCAGCTGGATTGGAATGTCAGACCTCCTGTTGGAGAACCAGTTTGCCTGGAGCGACGGGAGCCCAGTCTTGTACACCAACTGGAACCTCAACGAGCCCAATAACGCCGGAGGAGCG GAGCACTGCACGGCCATGACCCACAACTACCTGGAGACGGGGAGGTGGAACGATGACGCGTGCTCAGAGGAAAGGAGCTTTGTCTGTTACAGGAAGAAAT ccagcagcattgCTCCTCCGCCTCCTACTAACAACCCCTGTAAAGCCGGGTACATCTCCTGGTATAAGAACTGCTACAAGCTGGTGGAGGAGTCCAAGACGTGGGATGATGCCCAGGCTGCCTGCAAGCAGGAAGGGGGCAACTTGGCCAGCATCGACATGAGCTACGACCAGTCCTTTGTCAGCGGGGTGGTCCTGCAAGGCAGAGCGGACGCCTGGATTGGACTCAGGCGCGAG GACGATGGGGATTCCTATTCGTGGACAGATGGCTGGCCGGTGTTCTTCACCCACTGGGGGCCGGGGGAGCCTAGCAACCACAAGGGCGAGGGCTGCGTGAGCATGCACGGCTCCGTCCATTTCCACGGGACGTGGAACGACACCGCCTGTGACTCGGCTAGGCCCTACATCTGCAAGATCTCCTCAG aGGTGCCCCCTCCGACCCCGACACCCGGGAATGGGAAGTGCCTGCGTGGCTGGCACGCCTACGGGCGTTACTGCTACTTTGTTTACAATGAACCCCTCGGCTTCTCCTGGCCAGAGTCCAGGCACTACTGCCAGCTGGCCAAGGGAGACTTGGTGTCCATCCACAGCCGAGCTGAGTCCGAGTTCATCAGAACCCTCAACCACAGCAAGGCCCACAACCTCTGGATCGGACTCACCAGGGACATTAACT TCGGCTGGAGCTGGACAGACAGGACGTCTCTGGCCTTCCTGAACTGGGCTCCGGGTGAACCGAACGATGCCTTCCACCCTGGAGAGGTGGGAGCGGAGAACTGTGGCGAGCTGTACCCCGACGGCCACTGGAACGACAACAATTGCGTGCAGAAAAGAGGCTTTGTGTGCCGCCATCGCCAAT ACTACACGACAGACGACAGCGGCAATATCGTCATTCCTACAGATGCTCCTGTAATCGGCC AAGGGGGGGTGATAGCTGGTGCCATCATCGGAGCCCTGGTGGTTTTCGCCCTGGTCCTGGGGCTTCTCTACTACGTGTTCTCTGTGCGAGGAGTGAAGCTAAGCACCATCAGTTTACCAACCAGAACCACCAAGGATATCGATGTG CCTGCTTTCCACAATCCCAACTTTGGAGGAGAGTCTGAAACCTGA
- the klhl8 gene encoding kelch-like protein 8, giving the protein MAPGDMVPEHAKQQKPKEKQQRPSPRKPSVRDREPDGSFVFEAYEAWKDFHNSLRQFYEVGELCDVTLKVGSRLIPCHKLVLACVIPYFRAMFLSEMSEAKQDLIEIKDFDGDAIQDLVGFAYSSRLTLTVDNVQPLLYAACILQVELVARACCEYMKAHFHPSNCLAVRTFAESHNRVDLMDMADRYACEHFREVVDCEDFPCVSPQHLRTLLSSGELNIHSETQVYNAAVKWLKANPQNHEAWLDQIMSQVRLPLLPVDFLTGTVAKEEMIKTNLSCRDLLDEARNYHLHLSNKVVPDFEYSVRTTPRKHTAGVLFCVGGRGGSGDPFRSIECYSISKNSWFFGPEMNSRRRHVGVISVGGKVYAVGGHDGSEHLGNMEMFDPLTNKWMMKASMNTKRRGIALAALGGPIYAIGGLDDNSCFNDVERYDIECDRWSAVAPMNTPRGGVGSVALGSHVYAVGGNDGVASLSSVERFDPHLNKWTEVREMGQRRAGNGVSELNGCLYVVGGFDDNSPLSSVERFDPRLHRWDYVSELTTPRGGVGVASVMGRVFAVGGHNGNIYLNTVEAFDPRMNRWELVGSVSHCRAGAGVAVCTSHISQIRDVGQGSSNVVDCM; this is encoded by the exons ATGGCGCCTGGAGACATGGTGCCAGAGCACGCCAAGCAGCAGAAACCCAAGGAGAAACAGCAGCGGCCCAGCCCAAGGAAGCCCTCTGTGCGAGACAGAGAGCCGGATGGCTCCTTCGTATTCGAGGCCTACGAGGCATGGAAGGACTTCCATAACTCCCTCAGGCAGTTCTACGAAGTCGGGGAGCTCTGTGACGTCACACTGAAA GTGGGCAGCAGGCTAATACCATGCCACAAGCTAGTGCTGGCCTGTGTCATCCCTTACTTCAG GGCCATGTTCCTTTCGGAGATGTCCGAGGCAAAGCAGGACCTGATCGAAATCAAAGACTTTGACGGCGACGCCATCCAGGACCTGGTGGGCTTCGCCTACTCCTCCCGGCTAACCCTGACCGTGGACAACGTCCAGCCGCTGCTCTACGCCGCCTGCATCCTTCAG GTGGAGCTGGTGGCGCGCGCCTGCTGTGAGTACATGAAGGCCCACTTTCATCCCTCCAACTGCCTGGCCGTGCGCACCTTCGCCGAGAGCCACAACCGCGTCGACCTGATGGACATGGCGGACCGCTACGCGTGCGAGCACTTCCGCGAGGTGGTGGACTGCGAGGACTTTCCGTGCGTGTCGCCGCAGCACCTGCGCACCTTGCTCTCGTCCGGCGAGCTCAACATCCACTCGGAGACGCAGGTGTACAACGCCGCCGTCAAGTGGCTCAAAGCCAACCCCCAGAACCATGAGGCCTGGCTGGACCAGATCatgtctcag GTGCGCCTCCCCCTGCTGCCTGTCGACTTCCTGACCGGCACAGTGGCCAAGGAGGAGATGATCAAGACCAATCTGAGCTGCCGAGACCTGCTGGATGAAGCCAGGAACTACCACCTGCACCTCAGCAACAAGGTGGTGCCCGACTTTGAGTACTCGGTCCGCACCACTCCCAGAAAGCACACGGCAG gcgtGTTGTTCTGTGTCGGCGGCCGAGGCGGTTCTGGGGACCCGTTCCGCAGCATTGAGTGTTACTCCATCAGCAAGAACAGCTGGTTCTTTGGACCGGAGATGAACAGCAGACGCCGGCACGTTGGAGTCATATCTGTAGGAG GTAAGGTGTATGCCGTTGGTGGCCATGACGGCAGTGAACACCTGGGCAACATGGAGATGTTCGATCCCCTCACCAACAAATGGATGATGAAGGCCTCCATGAACACAAAAAG gagggggatAGCGTTGGCTGCTCTGGGAGGCCCTATCTATGCTATCGGAGGCCTGGACGACAACTCGTGCTTTAACGATGTGGAGAGATACGACATTGAGTGCGACCGCTGGAGTGCCGTGGCCCCCATGAACACGCcccggggaggggtggggtctgTGGCATTAGGG AGCCATGTGTATGCAGTGGGGGGGAACGACGGCGTGGCGTCCCTGTCGAGCGTGGAGCGCTTCGACCCCCACCTCAACAAGTGGACGGAGGTCAGAGAGATGGGCCAGCGGAGGGCAGGCAACGGCGTCAGCGAGCTCAACGGCTGCCTCTACGTCGTGG GGGGCTTTGACGACAACTCGCCGCTGAGCTCGGTGGAGAGGTTCGACCCCCGGCTGCACCGCTGGGACTACGTCTCGGAGCTGACCACGCCCCGCGGCGGAGTCGGCGTGGCATCCGTCATGGGGCGTGTGTTCGCCGTCGGGGGGCACAACGGCAACATCTACCTGAACACCGTGGAGGCCTTTGACCCCCGCATGAACAG gtgggagCTGGTGGGCTCGGTGTCCCACTGTCGTGCCGGAGCGGGCGTAGCTGTGTGCACCTCCCACATCAGCCAGATAAGGGACGTGGGCCAGGGTTCTAGCAACGTGGTGGACTGCATGTGA